The genomic stretch TTTTGGAAGCTCGAGCTTCCTTTGATAGTTGAATATGGGCATACGACATTAGGCTACCTTTTGCAAGTAATGGAAACAAATTGTTTATCTGTCGTCTAGGAGCCATACAATAACAAATGTTTTATTGATGAATTTCGTTTCTTGTTATCTACAACTAAAACTTTCTTATCTAATTTTCCTTTCATGTTTTGTTCTTATAATTCACAATAAAGTTGGTTGGATAGAGGATACTACGTGCCTTATGAGCTCTCCTATTATACTGGATTTTCTTTAATGAATAAcaatgatgttttttttttatatctaaaGTATAATCTAACCAAAATATGATTCAAATATATTTGGAATGTaccattttatattttattgtttgttttgatttttttttgaaaaaaaaaacttcagaGAGTTTTGTTCCAATTTTAACAactgggtgatttttttttaatatagaaAGTATAACCCAAATAAAACGTGATTCAAATATATAAAGAAtgtaatattttagtattttattgtttattttagaaATAccttatatgttattttattataaaaaatatatttaccaAAAACAGTAAAAATATATCCTTTTAAACCGATTTACTATATACAAAtactaaaataatattaattaaacaattgtTTCCAAAACAAAAATACTACAATATTATATTCTCAAATATATTAGATACTCATTTGCAACTTACTCAATTTACAAGTAAGAGAATAATCCATGAGACGTTTTTTTGTGAGAAGTAccaatgaaagaaaaaaaaaacacaaagcaTCTAGGGGACATAAACATGTACAAGTACGCGCTTGTAGATAGATGGTGATAAATACAAGAACCACGTTATAGTGTTTATTAATTATTGCACAATCTGGCTGGGCTGGCTTGGCTCCTTCTTCCGCGTTATAAGATCTGACGCGTCGACGCTCCTACCTAAGGATGAGAGTGACTCTCCACTCCCAATAATTGATTGAGTCGGTCACATTCCTATTTTAGATTTTATCTTACTCCAACGCAACGGCTCTTTTTTGTCCTCAAAGCCAAACCCAAAGCCCTTCATTTCATTATTCATCACCAAACTCTTTGACTCCTTACCCAAAAACCCAATTGCGACCTTTTCATTTTTCACTTTCGTATCTCTCTTTCTCATTAATTTCCTTTGCTTTAACTCCCAAAGCGACCTATTCCAAATACCCATATCATTATATTACGCAATTGATTTgtttttatatacatatacacacTCATACACATTGGAGACACTCTTGTATTGCTACCTACTAATTGTTGTTTGAGCTTTTCTCTCCTCTTACCTTTTCCGGCAGTAATGGATTGCTTTGTGTTGCCAGTAACCATATTCAAAAGCAGGTGCATGGGATCCCGGCAGAGCTACCAACCTTTGGCCGACGAAACGTTTGGTGACCAAGAAAATCAAAATTCGGTGATTGTGGTGGTGGGAAAGGAAAAGAGGGAGTTTTTGGTGGACCCTTTTGTGTTAGAAGAAAACCCATTTCGAGTTTTGATCGATACGATGAATAAAGACAAGAACAAGAGAGTGCGGAATGATTTTTTtgatctgaagaagaagaagaagaggaaggttGTTTTCGTGGATGTGGATTCGATTTTGTTCGAGCACATGTTGTGGCTTATGCATAATGATTGTTCTTCTTTGTTTAACCTCAATCTTAAGGAGATTATTGATTTTTATTCTCAAGATAATTAATCATATAGaattaagttatatatatatatatataacagaaAAGTAATATTTCTCTGTTTTCTACTCATTTGGGTCTTTTGCAAGGATTTTTTTAATCTGTAAAGATTGTGTATGATAACTTTGTCAGAGTAAATGAGAACAATATAACAAATACATTATTACTAATATTTAGTTCAGAGTAAATGATAACGATATAACAAATGCATTATTACTAATATTTAGTTCTCAATTGTTAACAAACAGTTTTTGTTCTTAATTCCATCTTTTTTATTATATGTATTGATTGATACAAAAGTAGAACGTGTTATATTATTTAGCAATAATATCCAAAACAACATAAAAGAGGTTTTAgtttaattgtttatttggagAAGACAACCTTTTGATGCTCTTCTTGACTTGTAAGAGTTTTGCATGCAAACAATGCTTTAATTTAATTGGTCATTCTACTTTCCTTTAGGGAAAAGTTTGGTTCCTTCGGTCTGAGAAGGTCATCGATTACGGAGGACATGCTCAGCTAAACTATTTAATTTCGGAATATTCCATTTTTAAATGGAAAGTTTGGAGAAGATACAAGTTTATTATGGAATCTTCTTCTGATAAACGATACAACATCAACTGCATTACACCAAAATATTTCTCAGGAAATGATGTGTttgtttttctttcaaaataataaaattattcaaaAGGAAATTCTTTTATAATGTTAAGCAACAATTTGTTTTAGTACAAAATTCGTACTTGACAAATGGTGACATGAATTTGGAATTGGTTTGGGTCAGGAGTTTGAGAGCCATTACGTGGATCAAGGCTAAACCTAAAACTCCCTGTTAGCAAGTTTATTTTATGTTCCTCTATCATTAATTTCAGAGTTTTTAATTTTGCTTCTAATAATGTAGCTCTAAGTTTGCTTTAAAATGTACATTGTGTGTGGTGTGAGGACACTTTTCCGGGTATTTATTGGGGAATTTACTAATTTAGTGCAATGTCTTGGATAGCCAAAACTATaatactgtgtgtttataaaggtgcaagacttgctaatcaagtcattgagttagaaacgtgttactggaactataattgaactagggttaaaagattttggttacaaaagttacatttcatataattaaacattttgtacatgggatcccaaaagaaatagagtttaaaagacagtttacaaaaattccaggttatgaacatgtactggccactctaagggaaaaacagacatttaggcttctctcgtcctgtatcactcctcggtcgtggtgaCCGATCAATTgaccatgtacattcagcctcaaagctctccaactcaggactggtctaccttgcctttgcctttacctgcaccacgtagcacctgtgagccgaggcacagcaagaaaaccataatacagaaTATAAGCAATAAGCGACAGTGAGTTATATAACAAGTCATACAGCTCACATAAACAGTGATAtcaatccacaaaccaatattcAGTTATTCGGATAACACGCTTGTCACATTCATCAAttaaacaacattaaacatatcacATCAAAATACAGGGTCAGcaaccttaggccgcaccctctgattatcccactgactctggctcgcttaggccgagctcagtgattatatacttaacctcagttaccagtggctgagccgcgccctgtacgcaaatattgattctggcactcttaggtcgtttatcacatgtcccatggcataataccatctcatgacatcacatatgaATATAGGGCACTCTTAGTTCAAACAcaaacacataactgggtgcagtttcttaccttcgattccgatagctttgactagtgaaatcgaccttcaagcacgatcccatccaAGCCCtaacgtacacctagtcacagtcatagattagaaccatcactaaaatTTAATTCAGTAACCTAACCTTgtgaccaatcccgagccctcgggaagccctaattccaccaaacggggtggtggaatcaaaccccgagcctccgggcaaaaaccctaagaaattacCCAAAACTCCACTTATGAAGGCAGGGTAACGCTACAGCACCACAAAGTGGGCGCTACAGaactacaagcagagccaaaagcccccctgtaacgccctaccaccttagagccgttactaagtgagtttaaaatgtgcaattaacttgctaaacgaggtttttagaacaaaagtgtgactaagcaatcgctaaggctgtaatctttgaaaatactctaattcattgaaaatctcaagtgtctaacatttgggatcccaaaatacagtttataaaatatttacaactcaaaaatgggTTTACAGATAATTAACTATCAAAATTcacagtttaatacagccatttctcaaaatgcccccaaccaaagcagttgggcaggccaaacatgtacgcgccgcttcatgctctccgtactcatggctggttgagtttttctttgcccttacctgcaacacagagcacccgtgagccgaagcccagcaagaaaactcatacaacacataacatatgcatattatataatcaacatataagataatccacagataaaacaGATAGCCCATTAGACTAAACAGATACGGCCATGGCGTGCCTAAGGATAttccatgtatccattggggtctcaccc from Humulus lupulus chromosome 5, drHumLupu1.1, whole genome shotgun sequence encodes the following:
- the LOC133777898 gene encoding uncharacterized protein LOC133777898, with product MDCFVLPVTIFKSRCMGSRQSYQPLADETFGDQENQNSVIVVVGKEKREFLVDPFVLEENPFRVLIDTMNKDKNKRVRNDFFDLKKKKKRKVVFVDVDSILFEHMLWLMHNDCSSLFNLNLKEIIDFYSQDN